aataacgaAATACGTACACTGAAAGCCAATTCAATTTTCAACCTGAAAGAGTAATCGAGGTTCTCGTGCAGTCGTACATTACAAAATCAAGCCGTGAACCGGAATATTGTTAGCTTACTATACAGAGTCTAACCTCATCCTGCATGTGTTCACTGTTGTTCTGCTTATTCTGTTTCAGGGAACAACGACCGAAAGACCCAGTCAAGATGGCGAATAGTTTCCCGAGGGACATGGACTATAGACAAGAGGCCTTGCAGGACAAAGCCTCAACAAGTAAGTCTAACAGAATTATAAAACCTGACCAACGTGGTTCAGGTTTTTACAGTGTCATCCTCTCCAAGTCACCTTGATTATGTCTTGTGCACAAATTTCCCTGACAAATAACGTAATGCTTTGTCTCACGCTCTGCTCGTCTCCACAGAGACAACATCCGGGGACCAGTCCACAGCATCCAACTCCGGCcattcctcctcttcctcttcttctcagAGCCTGAACTCTGCTCCTGGTGCTTTGGGTTCCACCCCCTCCGccatgtcctcctcctcttcggGGCAGGTGCCACAGTCTGTCCAGTCCCCGTCACCAGCGCTGCTGCAGGACCCAGCCCTCCTGCATCAGCTGCTCCCAGCGCTGCAGGCCACTCTGCAGATGAACAACGGCAGCATGGACATGGCCAAACTCAATGAAGGTGAGGGCACAACTGATTTAAAGAAACACCAGATGACTTCCATAGTGTCTTTCTCTGTAGTTTCACCCAGATCTTGACGTAACATTTCCATTAGGGATCGAcccatattgtttttttttaaggctgttTTTTAGAACttttgcatttacagtaaaaacaaaaagctttaggtcaaaattaagattttggaatgttacacaCAACTCCAACAAAAAAccttgtttaaatgctttaagcaattttttactactttcaacataatacacagtaaaagTTAGTCACATAGTGTTGTGGTCGGGACGTTAAATCAGACTCAGGGGTGAGGGAAACCAAAGCAGAGGGACATACACAGAGCTGTAGTGGAGCCAAAGTAGCGCAATTGTTAATTGATTAACTTTATAGGTTATTGggcaaatgaaaatggaaatgcaGATAAtcaacaaaatgacaataaactggTGATTGGCCAGGGGCGATAATTGGTCTATCTCTATTTCACACTGGAGCCACCGAGTGTTCTCGACGTtatgaaattacatttaaaaaaagtgtggaTAGTATTATATGCAACAACCAGAATGTGATCTTCTTTTGAGTGGAGGGTGTAGCATTGTAACACCGGCTCCTACAGAAAGGGTTGTGTTACGTGTTGTTTGTAGCCTTTTTTTGATAAGCTAACAAGGGTTTGCAAGTCAGTTTTTCAAGAGTTAGTGTTTCATTAGCCGGCAGAACCTACAGGAGTTTAATATGGTCTGCTGCCAAGGtataaatacattcatgatGAGTGAAATCTGAGTGACACATCTCCTGATGTCTTTAGTGCAAAAACagatggagtgtggtctagacctactctatctgtaaagtgtcttgagataacgcttgttatgaattgatactataaataaaattgaattgaattgacccATGGATTGAACCATCTGTCAAGCAGCCATGAATTAACGCACAAAATAGATAAATGCTAAGATAAACttatttttgactgttttttttttttagagtctGATAGGAGAGCTATAGAATTGTGTAACAGATTTTCGAAGAGAAAATGTTTCAAGGATGACAACTCCGTTCTCCTTGGATTAACAGTATCCCAGGGAAACTTTCCAAACAGGACAAGCGTGAAAATGcgtttattttttcttccaaaaacaatgtttttttttgtcttgtattCCGGCTAATAAGGTAGTCTGTGTGAAGAGCTGCATGTACGgtaaaaaacatgtcaatatcTTTCCGTTAcctatatgtgtgcgtgtgtgttttgacCCTGTTAGCAAAGGCAGACGGTGTTCTGCTGTTAGTAACCTGGCAGTTATgattacttttttcatattctgTGTGAACCTGACATACAGGTGCGATTGTTGTTTAATAGTAGTAAAATGACTCCAGtggctgttaaaaaaagacaaatctttCCTCtgattataataaaaataaaaaatcttaactttgttttctgacatAACAATACGTGTTTGTGCACTCacctctttgtctgtgtgtgtgtgtgtgtgtgtgtttgtgtgtgtgtctctgtctcctccctccAGTCTTGGCAGCTGCTGTCACCCAAGCTTCCTTGCGGTCTGTGCTTCATAAGCTCCTCAGTGCTGGACCTGCTTTCAACATCACTGCTCTGCTCTCAGCTGCTCAGCACTCCAACCAAGGTACGGCCTCCTCGCTGTTTCTTACCATCTGCTTcactgactttttaaattttttttattaaaggatCCTTCTCTCCctgccagttttttttaaatgcagtgtaATACACAATTTGTTCTTGACCTTCAGTCAGTAAAATTCTGCATTTTAGGCAAGTTAACTGCATTTATCgcttttttttcagattgaCTATAGCTatgtggaaaaacaacacatgtcCTCCCATGTATTCCAATAAGCCTTCTCTGCTGGAACAGAGGATGTGTTGCATAGAAATCGCAACAAGTGTGCCCGAAAAAGATGACACAAGTCGTCTTGTGTCCAACCTGAAAGCCCCTTATTCCATGACTAGCCTTTTAATGTGCTTGTGTTGTCAGACTGTTTGCTGCCTTGTTGCTAAACTGATTATTCACATTTGAAAGCAAGCAAGGGAATTGGGCAAAGGGTTTTCATGAGGACCAGTACTGCCACTGGGAAGGGAAAGCATCGTAATGAACCTTCTTCTCCTCCGTACTGATTCTACTTCCTCCTGTTGCAGCCCAGCACTCCAGTCAGTCCCCCGTCTCCCTGACGTCGGACGCATCATCGCCGCGGCCGTACGTCTCACCACGCAACGGCACGCCACAGAGCAACCAGAAATCCCTTCTTGGCGTGCACCCTGGCAGCATCGCATCCTCACAAACAAGGGTGAGTCGCAGGAGCAAAAGTAACAGAACAGTCCAGTTTGAAGAATGTCGGAGTACTTCGCGTTGCTCGTGACACACCCCcaccttctctcttttctccacaTTGTTATGACTGCCGTTGTCTGTTAAGTTTTCTTTTGCTggtttttattcatatttctttctctcctgccGTCGGTCTTTCCCTCTTCAGGGCAGCATGTCTTCAGGTAAACAAGGATCAGTCCCCCTGTCTCAGACCGCGGAGAAGCGTCCAGAGGACCCCAGAACTCTCCAGCAGAGAAGGTATGGTTATTGATAGAAATACAATTGTATTACGATTGTGTGAGATCGCTTCCGCTAAAGAAAATAGTCAATTCTGTCTCTATGGTTGGAATCCTGCATCCATAGCAACGTAAACTCGTTAGCTGTTTAATGCAACCCTTTGTCTATTACTCAACACCACCTTAAGGGCTGTGGCAGTATCCGTATATTTTATTGGGTGCTGCCCTGGTGGACAAATTAcccagctgctgttttaatcactGCAGGAATTGACACAACAGTAGCTGAAGAGTTGTAGTGAGCTAGCGGGTTATCAGCTTCTCTAATTcatattaaactgaacatttccaTTGACAGTGAAGTGAGACACAGTGAATGGCTTCTTTGGGAATGTTTAAGTCAACATTCATGTCCTCATtcatcttgtttcctttttgtccCTACGGCTGTTACTGCGCAGCGATCATAGACGGTATATAAAGATGTAGACAAATTATTTGGGCTTCTTTCAACGGATTGATTGATAGCGGTCCTCCAGCGTGAACAGAACTGTGCCGATGACGACGGTCtgttatcaagaaaataacagacCGCTTTCTACATTCAACCAAGCCATGTAATAAATGTggatattttctagtttcttcactcctctgacagtaaactgaatctTTGAGAaagtcatcttgggcttttgggaaacacggatccacatttttcaccattttgtgAAATTTTATTGACCAATCTACTAATCGATTgagaaaatattcaacagattaatcaactttgaaaatgatcattagttgcagccctatttgTTTGTGATGATGGATTGATTCGAGGGAAAagcaaacaattaaaaaccCAAAAGGCAGTTTTACAAGTAAAAGGACACCtgaattacaaaaatacattttacaaacttCTATAGCAACATGTCCCAAAGTTTTCATGGTTTCCTTCAGTTATGTAGAAATGAGTTCCATAGAGGGATGTGCATTATTTAGAGTAATGTTTTCTGGGAAGATATGTAAACAATAGGGAAAGTAATTTATTGTTGCACAAATCCATTATGGAGACATACCATTACATAAATGCATATGCAGCATTTATGATGTAATATTATAGGGCCACACTTAGAGGTTTCATGGCTGTTAAGTGCTGAACACATTGTTGAGGTTGGTTATTCACCCaaatttaatcaaaaatatGATGGTCAGTGTTAgatatgcaaatacagcataCAATCTTTAATGATCATAAATACAACAATAGCGTGAAATTACAATTCGGTTCCTGTGTTTAGATCTATTTGCTGTATTGGTCAAGtaatgatttcttttaaatctatttttgaaTTAAATGATATTAAGGCTCAGTTTGATGTCATTGTTCGGTCCATTCCGTAAGGTCACCccacaaactgaaacacacatgcttttaaCTGTAGTTTGCACAAGAGGTTGCTTAAACATACAATGTCCTGTTAAATGATAACAGGATTTTGTGATCTACAGTAGCAAAAGCTTTTTTCTGATCAATGAAAATCCCCACtgcatagttttatttttcaatacaaTTTGTTAATCTTTCAACTAAATCAATAAGTGCCATAGGCATTGAACTACCTCATCAGAATCCATTCTGACTGTCCATTAGTAAATTGTGTCTGTCAAGGAAATTATCTAGCCTTTTGACAAATTGAGAAAGCAGAGATAGATCTatagttatttaaaatatgtgtatCACCAGATTCATACAATGGGATGACTTGAACTACTTTCATCTTGTCAGATAATACTCCTGTTTAAATGATAgttaaatgaagtgtgttttttatgagATACTGGCTCAAATATCctgtctatttctttttttttttaccagagacATGTCAATCCTAGATATCCTGGACTATTGTTAATATGCCTAAACATTGGTATTTCAACATTAAGGGAACCGCAGCTGGATGTAATTGTATTTACAGCCTCTTCACCCCGGTAATTATGTGTCTTGCTCTACCAGCCAGGAGATGCTGTGCACGGGATCAAACATAGCTGGTGCTGCGTTGCCCCATGTCCCCTCAGGCAGCACCAGCCAATCCCAGGGCGACAACCCCGGCTCATTCACCCCCACCCTTGCAACTCATTTTGATGAGAGCCTCATCAGACATATCCAAGGATGGCCTTCAGAGAACACTGAGAAACAGGTACAATCTACCACAGAGGTTTCTATGTTACAGGGCAAGGGAGTGTTACCAGTTACCAGTGTTTGTTAGAGTTGTGGCTCCGTGGAGCTGCTGGCACAAATACAGCCTTTTAGtctttgacaaaaaagaaaagtcctcACAAGGTCTTCCTACTTTGGTGTTTCCAAAGCTTTCAGGCTCATCTTGTGCCCGTTCTTAGCTGTTAGCTACGATAAACCATAAT
The window above is part of the Etheostoma cragini isolate CJK2018 chromosome 12, CSU_Ecrag_1.0, whole genome shotgun sequence genome. Proteins encoded here:
- the LOC117954043 gene encoding WW domain-containing adapter protein with coiled-coil-like encodes the protein MVMYARKPTRVSDGCNDRRDSQSYQTHKSQPKSQSGSLHCYDKVRDGSSDPTPPYKMLRRSDESPGSRQGDGTGHGKAKTSHAIRGKNGTSASPQENSHNNSSHHGSDSHATQSKPADRHQDPADDWTEHISSSGKKYYYNCRTEVSQWEKPKDLLEREQRPKDPVKMANSFPRDMDYRQEALQDKASTKTTSGDQSTASNSGHSSSSSSSQSLNSAPGALGSTPSAMSSSSSGQVPQSVQSPSPALLQDPALLHQLLPALQATLQMNNGSMDMAKLNEVLAAAVTQASLRSVLHKLLSAGPAFNITALLSAAQHSNQAQHSSQSPVSLTSDASSPRPYVSPRNGTPQSNQKSLLGVHPGSIASSQTRGSMSSGKQGSVPLSQTAEKRPEDPRTLQQRSQEMLCTGSNIAGAALPHVPSGSTSQSQGDNPGSFTPTLATHFDESLIRHIQGWPSENTEKQAARLHEDLHNMGSLYMSEICTEMKNLRSLVRVCEIQATLREQRILFLRQQSKELDKLKNQNSYMV